Proteins encoded together in one Orrella marina window:
- a CDS encoding tyrosine-type recombinase/integrase — MFPNPKTGKPYHSCQNAWDTFRRRAAMPDLKMHDLRHTFASMMLDSGADIAGVQHALAHTQLKTTVVYLHLTEARKRTYTNAAAQATGVSPDSSQS, encoded by the coding sequence GTGTTCCCGAATCCGAAAACAGGGAAACCGTACCACTCATGCCAAAACGCGTGGGATACCTTTCGTCGCAGGGCTGCCATGCCCGATCTCAAGATGCATGATCTGCGGCACACATTTGCCTCAATGATGCTCGACAGCGGTGCAGATATCGCGGGCGTACAGCATGCGCTGGCACACACGCAGCTGAAGACCACGGTGGTTTACCTGCATCTGACAGAAGCCCGAAAACGGACATACACGAACGCAGCAGCACAGGCCACCGGCGTTTCGCCTGATTCATCTCAATCCTGA
- a CDS encoding Fic family protein, with translation MPIGQNADSLLPEILFTGAGDPAADRAVLRMASSGQLRKLHAGVYTSDLTSPAQMVVLRHWSSIVSHLLPDGVLSYRSGYDTKPFEGSLYVTRGNRARTIELPGLTIKVIPGPGAVDGDTPYKRLFLASQPRWILENLATGRGVSERVLSRYALESELDKLLSIRGEHRFNQLRDTCRTLAVKMGREKEFKRLDGIMGALQGTYDNRKLHSKQALARAAGRPYDPDRLVLFDALFSYLRAQPLPEVAAGAEMGTARGNFAFFESYFSNYIEGTTFLVSEAEEIVFEGKLIPNRAEDSHDILGTFQAAMQPPWRDQPPRTSDDFLLWLKSVNALVMRSRIDKNPGEWKNENNQTGSTLFVARELVQGTLREGFERIQALETALARALMTMFVVSEVHPFKDGNGRTARLAMNCMLSAAGQSRIIVPTVYREDYLLPLKSLSSHADAAPYVRAMVRIQAWTAAFDYARPRPELYQALKQCHAFEEDLKNYRLVFP, from the coding sequence ATGCCAATCGGACAGAATGCCGACAGTCTCCTCCCGGAAATCCTTTTTACAGGGGCAGGCGACCCTGCAGCGGACCGCGCCGTTCTCCGGATGGCGAGTTCAGGACAGCTTCGAAAGCTGCATGCGGGGGTCTACACCAGTGACCTGACGAGCCCTGCGCAAATGGTGGTCTTGCGTCATTGGTCCAGTATTGTCAGCCACCTTCTGCCAGACGGGGTATTGAGTTATCGCAGTGGCTACGACACAAAGCCTTTTGAGGGATCCCTGTATGTCACTCGCGGCAACCGGGCGCGCACAATCGAGCTGCCTGGGCTCACGATCAAAGTGATTCCGGGGCCGGGAGCGGTCGACGGCGATACACCCTATAAGCGGCTCTTCCTAGCCAGCCAACCCCGCTGGATACTGGAGAATCTGGCGACGGGGCGCGGTGTCAGCGAGCGTGTGCTGTCACGGTACGCTCTGGAGTCCGAGCTGGACAAACTGCTGTCCATCCGAGGGGAACATCGCTTCAACCAGCTGCGAGATACCTGTCGCACCCTGGCTGTCAAGATGGGGCGGGAAAAGGAGTTCAAACGCCTGGACGGCATCATGGGCGCATTGCAGGGCACCTACGACAACAGGAAACTGCACAGCAAGCAGGCGCTCGCTCGGGCCGCTGGCCGCCCCTATGACCCCGACCGCCTCGTGCTGTTCGACGCTCTCTTCAGCTATCTGCGAGCGCAGCCCCTGCCGGAAGTCGCCGCTGGCGCAGAAATGGGTACCGCCCGCGGGAACTTCGCTTTCTTCGAGTCTTACTTTTCAAATTACATCGAAGGCACCACGTTTTTGGTGAGCGAAGCCGAGGAAATTGTCTTTGAGGGCAAGCTCATTCCAAACCGGGCGGAAGACTCTCATGACATTCTGGGTACGTTTCAGGCGGCGATGCAGCCGCCTTGGCGCGACCAGCCGCCCCGCACGAGCGACGATTTTCTCCTCTGGCTGAAAAGCGTCAACGCGCTGGTGATGCGGTCTCGCATTGACAAGAATCCTGGGGAATGGAAGAACGAAAACAATCAGACGGGGTCCACTCTGTTCGTCGCTCGTGAACTGGTGCAAGGTACGCTGCGGGAAGGGTTTGAGCGGATTCAAGCACTTGAAACTGCCTTGGCCCGCGCCTTGATGACGATGTTCGTGGTGTCTGAGGTTCACCCTTTCAAGGATGGCAACGGCAGAACTGCCCGTTTGGCGATGAACTGCATGCTGAGCGCCGCTGGTCAGTCGCGCATCATTGTGCCAACGGTGTACCGCGAAGATTATCTGCTGCCGCTGAAAAGCCTGTCGAGCCACGCTGACGCCGCGCCCTATGTCCGCGCAATGGTTCGCATCCAGGCCTGGACAGCCGCGTTTGACTACGCCAGGCCCCGGCCTGAGCTGTACCAGGCTCTGAAACAGTGCCATGCATTTGAGGAAGACCTGAAAAACTATCGTCTGGTGTTCCCATAG
- a CDS encoding TRAP transporter substrate-binding protein: MKLFTKLLPLAAVCAVLSVPVQVAAQTKIPIKLGWTTTDGPTDPYAVGARAFAKALEQDPAGKVFDVQFYPNRQLGDEKALLEGLRMGTAQAAIITNAVTAQIEPAFLLNDLPFLYASSNQAYDLLDGEVGDMLAEKLASKGIAVLGYMGGGFRNMINNVRPVSKPEDVSGVKYRVMQSPMYIGMYESLGGNPVPMAWGETYTAVQQGALDGLEIPLSVIDSTKSYEITKYLSLTNHTFSVIEFLFNKRWLDRLEPAQRDAIVKAAEVATKEQRIVSDESARKLVSVLADKGMQVNEIGNPAQFREKVKPVYEKFRPQIGAEILDKALVEVQ; this comes from the coding sequence ATGAAACTTTTCACAAAACTCTTGCCCCTGGCAGCAGTCTGTGCAGTCTTGAGCGTACCCGTTCAGGTTGCAGCGCAAACCAAGATTCCCATCAAGCTCGGCTGGACCACCACCGACGGTCCGACTGACCCGTACGCAGTCGGTGCCCGGGCGTTTGCCAAGGCACTCGAGCAAGATCCGGCCGGCAAAGTGTTTGACGTGCAGTTCTACCCGAACCGCCAGCTCGGTGACGAGAAAGCACTTCTCGAAGGCTTGAGAATGGGGACCGCCCAGGCCGCCATCATCACCAATGCCGTGACTGCCCAGATCGAACCCGCGTTCCTGTTGAACGATCTGCCATTCCTGTATGCCTCCTCGAATCAGGCATACGATCTGCTCGATGGCGAAGTCGGTGACATGCTGGCCGAAAAACTCGCATCCAAAGGCATTGCGGTGCTCGGGTACATGGGCGGCGGATTCCGCAACATGATCAACAACGTGCGCCCGGTCAGCAAGCCGGAAGACGTTTCGGGTGTGAAGTACCGTGTCATGCAAAGTCCGATGTACATCGGTATGTACGAATCGCTCGGTGGCAATCCCGTTCCGATGGCCTGGGGCGAGACCTACACTGCTGTTCAGCAGGGCGCACTGGATGGCCTGGAGATTCCTCTGTCGGTGATTGACTCTACCAAGTCATACGAGATCACCAAGTATCTGTCGCTGACCAATCACACCTTCTCGGTGATCGAGTTCCTGTTCAACAAACGCTGGCTCGACCGTCTGGAGCCTGCGCAGCGTGATGCCATCGTCAAGGCAGCCGAAGTGGCCACCAAAGAGCAACGCATCGTGAGCGACGAATCTGCCAGGAAACTGGTGAGTGTGCTCGCCGACAAGGGTATGCAGGTTAACGAGATTGGCAATCCCGCCCAGTTCCGCGAGAAGGTCAAGCCGGTGTATGAGAAGTTCCGTCCACAGATCGGTGCAGAGATCCTGGACAAGGCACTGGTCGAGGTTCAGTAA
- a CDS encoding NAD(P)/FAD-dependent oxidoreductase: MSDSTIIIGAGHAGTALAFRLRDLGYEGDVVLVGEEPHHPYHRPLLSKAYLLSDVADEALHLKAPDLYASRRITLRSGVRVADIDARNQFVHLANGEILPYGRLVLATGSRPRMLTSSQVGATGELANVHVLRDLNHARRLRDAWMPGQHLLVVGGGYVGLEAAAVARDLGMQVTLIENSDRILSRVACAQTAEVLQSMHQSRGVRILTSTGLKCLETSPKGADMQTQTQAMCATAAILDSGERLMVDQVLVGIGVTPSVDLARMVDLVIDNGVVTDERLRTSNPHILAIGDCANFAWQGRRVRLESVPNALEMADVAAHTLMERPKGYSALPWFWSDQYDLKLQMAGLNTGYTHVVVRPRVQKEADTADPVHPDHTDHTTALTPGVISSVWYFRNQTLIAVDAFNDARAFMLGKRWIAAGLSPMPEDLADPAIPLSSLSLLQSGAGVGEPG; encoded by the coding sequence ATGAGTGATTCCACCATCATCATCGGCGCCGGGCATGCGGGCACCGCCCTTGCCTTCCGGTTGCGAGACCTGGGGTATGAGGGCGATGTCGTGCTGGTCGGCGAAGAGCCGCATCACCCGTATCACAGACCGCTCTTGTCCAAAGCGTATCTCTTGTCTGATGTTGCAGATGAGGCGCTGCATCTGAAGGCGCCTGATCTCTATGCATCGCGGAGAATTACGCTGCGATCAGGTGTGCGTGTCGCCGATATCGACGCACGCAACCAGTTCGTACATCTGGCAAACGGCGAAATCCTTCCCTACGGCAGACTGGTTCTTGCGACTGGATCGCGGCCTCGCATGCTCACGAGTTCTCAGGTCGGCGCCACAGGTGAGCTGGCCAATGTTCATGTACTGCGAGACCTGAACCATGCACGAAGGCTGCGCGATGCCTGGATGCCTGGGCAGCACCTTCTGGTTGTTGGTGGGGGGTATGTCGGGCTGGAAGCTGCTGCAGTGGCCAGGGATCTCGGAATGCAGGTCACTTTGATCGAAAACTCTGATCGAATCCTGAGTCGCGTTGCCTGCGCACAAACCGCAGAAGTTCTGCAGAGCATGCATCAGTCTCGCGGCGTGCGAATCCTGACATCAACAGGGCTCAAGTGCCTTGAAACGAGCCCCAAAGGCGCGGACATGCAGACACAAACGCAGGCAATGTGTGCAACTGCGGCCATTCTGGACTCGGGGGAACGCCTGATGGTTGATCAGGTGCTGGTTGGCATCGGCGTGACACCGTCTGTTGATCTGGCACGAATGGTCGATCTGGTAATTGATAACGGCGTTGTGACCGATGAACGACTGCGTACGTCGAATCCACACATCCTGGCGATTGGAGACTGTGCAAACTTCGCATGGCAAGGTCGTCGTGTTCGTCTGGAATCGGTTCCAAATGCACTTGAAATGGCCGATGTGGCGGCTCACACCTTGATGGAGCGCCCGAAGGGCTACAGCGCCTTGCCCTGGTTCTGGTCGGATCAATACGACTTGAAACTTCAGATGGCCGGGCTCAATACGGGATACACGCATGTGGTCGTGCGGCCCCGAGTGCAGAAAGAGGCGGACACGGCTGACCCTGTCCATCCCGACCATACCGACCACACAACAGCCTTGACGCCGGGGGTGATCTCAAGTGTCTGGTACTTCAGGAACCAGACACTGATTGCAGTCGATGCATTCAATGATGCCAGGGCGTTCATGCTGGGCAAGCGCTGGATTGCCGCCGGGCTCAGTCCAATGCCTGAGGATCTCGCTGATCCAGCGATCCCCCTGTCGTCGCTCAGTCTGCTGCAATCCGGGGCAGGGGTCGGTGAGCCTGGGTAG
- a CDS encoding class II aldolase/adducin family protein, which yields MNAPMNNVVLEDVRSMVSEAEWQARVDLAACYRLMPMFGMSDLVYNHITLRVPGDEERILINPFGFMYEEVTASSLITINLEGDVILNPNEDYGVNRAGYVIHSAVHGARHDVGCVIHTHSRAGMAVSALKCGLLPLTQTAMRFCGSITYHDYEGPAVDLDERARLVADLGQGDAMILRNHGLLVAAPNVAEAFNKMYWLEMACKAQVDAMSCNTELNMPDPAVVEKTVHLYKPETRRPYGLMEWPAMLRMLDRRDKSYRD from the coding sequence ATGAATGCACCAATGAATAACGTCGTACTGGAAGATGTACGCTCCATGGTTTCCGAGGCAGAGTGGCAGGCCCGCGTCGATCTGGCCGCGTGCTACCGTCTGATGCCGATGTTTGGCATGAGTGACCTGGTCTACAACCATATCACCTTGCGTGTGCCGGGAGATGAGGAGCGAATCCTGATCAATCCGTTCGGATTCATGTACGAAGAGGTCACTGCGTCGAGCCTCATCACCATCAATCTCGAGGGGGATGTGATTCTGAACCCGAACGAGGACTACGGTGTGAACCGGGCCGGGTACGTCATTCACAGTGCGGTGCACGGCGCCCGTCACGATGTCGGTTGTGTGATTCACACACACTCCAGAGCAGGCATGGCAGTCTCTGCGCTCAAGTGTGGTTTGTTGCCACTGACCCAGACGGCCATGCGCTTTTGTGGGAGCATCACTTATCACGACTACGAAGGTCCGGCTGTCGATCTGGATGAGCGAGCACGCCTGGTGGCCGATCTGGGGCAGGGTGATGCCATGATCCTGCGTAACCACGGCTTGCTGGTCGCAGCACCCAATGTGGCCGAGGCATTCAACAAGATGTACTGGCTGGAAATGGCCTGCAAGGCGCAGGTCGATGCCATGTCGTGCAACACGGAGCTGAACATGCCGGATCCGGCTGTCGTAGAGAAGACCGTGCATCTCTACAAGCCCGAGACCCGTCGTCCGTATGGTCTGATGGAGTGGCCCGCAATGCTGCGCATGCTCGACAGACGCGACAAGTCATACCGTGACTGA
- a CDS encoding 2Fe-2S iron-sulfur cluster-binding protein — translation MPTIVFIEPDGQQKSVTSVTGQSLMQAAVQNGVRGIEADCGGSCTCATCHAYIDPQWAERLPAIRALEQDMLEFALDTNAHSRLTCQIQVTDDLDGLVVRIPHAQA, via the coding sequence ATGCCAACGATTGTATTTATTGAACCCGACGGACAGCAAAAGTCAGTCACGTCTGTGACCGGTCAGTCGCTGATGCAGGCGGCTGTTCAGAACGGCGTGCGCGGGATCGAAGCAGATTGTGGGGGGTCGTGTACCTGCGCTACCTGTCATGCTTATATCGATCCCCAGTGGGCCGAACGACTTCCGGCCATTCGTGCCCTCGAGCAAGACATGCTCGAGTTCGCACTCGACACCAATGCACACTCGAGACTGACTTGTCAGATTCAGGTGACTGACGATCTGGACGGTCTGGTTGTCCGGATTCCGCATGCCCAGGCTTGA
- a CDS encoding TRAP transporter small permease, giving the protein MQTLLSVLYRVLQRLNAAIALLVKGIVVLLGLGMTLSILYQVFMRYVFNSPPSWSEELALLFFSWSMLLMLAVGVREAFHVRMDLILNWLPRLGNQLLERFIDLCTAAFGGYLAWMGVEYCLMMVGSTSAAIAYPITMLYSAAPVSGVLIFLFSLELLFDPRRLERSEGRS; this is encoded by the coding sequence ATGCAGACGCTGCTCTCGGTCCTCTACAGGGTGCTCCAGCGTTTGAATGCGGCGATTGCCTTGCTGGTCAAAGGCATTGTCGTGTTGCTGGGGCTGGGGATGACACTCTCGATTCTGTACCAGGTGTTTATGCGCTATGTGTTCAATAGCCCACCTTCCTGGTCCGAGGAGCTCGCTTTGCTGTTTTTTAGCTGGAGCATGTTGCTGATGCTGGCAGTGGGGGTGCGCGAAGCGTTTCACGTGCGCATGGATCTGATTCTGAACTGGTTGCCCAGGCTGGGCAACCAGTTGCTGGAGCGTTTCATTGATCTCTGTACGGCCGCGTTTGGCGGGTATCTGGCGTGGATGGGGGTGGAGTACTGCCTGATGATGGTGGGCTCCACCTCAGCTGCAATTGCGTACCCGATCACCATGCTCTATAGCGCAGCGCCTGTCAGTGGTGTACTGATTTTTTTGTTTAGTCTGGAACTGTTGTTTGATCCCAGACGACTCGAGCGTAGCGAGGGCAGGTCATGA
- a CDS encoding TRAP transporter large permease, with protein sequence MTEAIWILTLGFTGMVIFGFPFVFAIGMAVVLVLIAVDLPGMLLPQTLVASSQSFSLLGIPFFMLAGELMLRGGLSRRLIAVADVFVRHLLGGLGHVTIVASCIFASISGSAPATTAAIGSAMIPAMAERGYSRAYATSLVVSTGVLAPLIPPSIAFIIWGVIAEQSIATLFLAGIVPGLALAIGLSSLVLWRAHRENIPRLEKATFAEVKDALRKGIWALLTPVLVLGGIYGGIFTPTEAAAVACLYSFIVGVFIEKKLAWGELPAVMLHAMKVSAVVMAIVAVSGGLGVIVAQEQLATKFAALMGSLVAEPWVMLLLLNLGFFLLAAVMDEVALMLIFGPMLIAIGNQFGIDPIHFGAMIVTNVAIGMATPPVGYCLFVGASVSGQSLLAISRAIWPQILVMLVVLMLVTYVPQFSLMFVK encoded by the coding sequence ATGACCGAGGCGATCTGGATTTTGACGCTGGGCTTTACCGGCATGGTGATATTCGGGTTTCCGTTTGTATTCGCCATCGGGATGGCCGTTGTGCTGGTTCTCATCGCAGTGGACCTGCCGGGTATGCTGCTGCCACAGACACTGGTGGCCAGCTCACAGTCTTTCAGTCTGCTGGGTATTCCGTTTTTTATGCTGGCCGGTGAGCTGATGTTGCGCGGCGGTCTGTCACGCCGTCTGATTGCCGTGGCCGATGTGTTTGTCCGGCATCTCCTGGGTGGACTGGGACATGTCACCATTGTCGCCTCGTGCATTTTTGCATCGATCTCTGGCTCGGCACCGGCTACGACGGCAGCGATTGGGTCAGCCATGATTCCGGCGATGGCAGAGCGGGGCTACTCCAGGGCGTATGCCACGTCGCTCGTGGTCAGTACCGGTGTACTCGCCCCTCTGATTCCGCCCTCGATTGCCTTCATCATCTGGGGGGTGATTGCCGAACAGTCAATTGCCACCTTGTTCCTTGCCGGAATCGTGCCAGGCCTTGCGCTCGCGATCGGACTCTCCTCGCTTGTGCTCTGGCGCGCGCACAGGGAGAACATTCCCCGCCTGGAAAAAGCGACGTTTGCCGAAGTCAAAGATGCTCTGCGTAAAGGAATCTGGGCATTGCTCACACCTGTGCTGGTGCTCGGTGGCATTTACGGCGGGATCTTTACACCGACCGAAGCCGCGGCCGTGGCCTGTCTCTACAGCTTCATCGTTGGCGTGTTCATCGAGAAAAAGCTCGCATGGGGTGAATTGCCCGCTGTGATGCTGCACGCCATGAAGGTCAGCGCAGTGGTGATGGCGATTGTGGCGGTTTCAGGTGGGCTCGGTGTCATCGTGGCGCAGGAGCAACTGGCCACCAAGTTCGCTGCGTTGATGGGCTCACTGGTGGCCGAGCCCTGGGTGATGCTGCTGCTCTTGAACCTGGGCTTCTTTTTGCTGGCGGCAGTCATGGACGAGGTTGCGCTCATGCTGATCTTTGGGCCGATGCTGATCGCCATTGGTAATCAGTTCGGCATTGATCCGATCCACTTTGGCGCCATGATTGTGACCAACGTGGCCATTGGTATGGCGACCCCTCCTGTGGGCTACTGCCTCTTTGTGGGTGCGTCCGTCAGTGGCCAGAGTCTGCTGGCCATCTCCAGAGCGATCTGGCCCCAGATTCTGGTGATGCTGGTTGTGTTGATGCTGGTGACCTACGTGCCGCAGTTCTCGCTGATGTTCGTGAAGTGA
- a CDS encoding NAD(P)-dependent oxidoreductase: protein MEQQKMDQQPMDRQREMRVGLVGLGNMGARMAQRLIEAGFDLAVCDTRDEVLDQFEKLGARGFRLPAELASESDVVLTVLPDANVVQKVVLGQPSASGGVSGGGLIDGLRSNSVVVDMTSSLPDVTRAISRQLTERGVAMLDAPVTGGISGAQAGTLTIMVGGDMTVLERVREPLEVLARVIVHVGPIGSGHTAKALNNLITATTLTVTAEAMALGVRMGLDPERLLEVINQGSARSASSEVKFPQQILSGRYDRGFTMALMAKDLGIALGMGQQAGLSMPVSSSVNELWKMGVSAGMGDRDHTAIAQLIEQTAGVSLRSDT, encoded by the coding sequence ATGGAACAGCAAAAGATGGATCAACAGCCGATGGATCGGCAGCGTGAAATGAGAGTAGGACTGGTCGGGCTTGGAAACATGGGAGCCCGGATGGCACAACGTCTGATCGAGGCAGGCTTTGACCTGGCGGTCTGTGACACCCGGGATGAGGTGCTTGATCAGTTTGAGAAACTGGGTGCAAGGGGGTTCAGACTGCCTGCAGAACTGGCGAGCGAGTCGGATGTCGTCCTGACGGTGCTGCCAGATGCGAATGTTGTCCAGAAGGTCGTTCTGGGCCAGCCATCCGCGTCGGGTGGCGTATCCGGGGGTGGATTGATCGATGGCTTGCGCAGCAACAGTGTGGTGGTCGACATGACCAGCTCGCTGCCGGATGTTACCCGGGCGATCTCGAGACAGCTCACCGAGCGGGGTGTGGCGATGCTGGATGCGCCTGTGACTGGCGGGATTTCCGGAGCCCAGGCGGGAACGCTCACGATCATGGTCGGTGGCGACATGACCGTCCTGGAGCGAGTGCGTGAGCCCCTTGAGGTGCTTGCACGAGTGATTGTTCATGTGGGTCCGATCGGATCAGGCCACACTGCCAAAGCGTTGAACAACCTGATCACAGCGACAACACTGACTGTCACAGCCGAAGCGATGGCGCTCGGTGTGCGAATGGGTCTTGATCCAGAGCGCCTGCTGGAAGTGATCAATCAAGGTAGCGCACGCAGTGCGTCCAGTGAGGTGAAGTTTCCGCAGCAGATCCTGTCGGGTCGATACGACCGCGGTTTCACGATGGCTCTGATGGCCAAGGACCTCGGGATCGCATTGGGCATGGGCCAGCAAGCCGGACTGTCCATGCCGGTGTCGTCCTCAGTGAACGAGCTCTGGAAGATGGGGGTGTCCGCAGGCATGGGGGATCGGGATCACACGGCCATTGCACAGCTCATCGAGCAAACGGCAGGTGTGAGTCTGCGATCTGATACGTGA
- a CDS encoding Rieske (2Fe-2S) protein yields the protein MEHRLCHIDDIPHGTGLALEVQGRPIGVMRAQDTVYAFKNMCPHKRAPLAFGTIDGTMLPTSCAGELNYGMQDQILKCPWHGWEFSIETGKCLFGVSDAKVKTYPVTVRDGEVFVAL from the coding sequence ATGGAACACAGACTTTGCCACATTGATGACATCCCCCACGGCACCGGCCTGGCCCTGGAGGTGCAGGGCAGACCGATTGGTGTGATGCGCGCGCAAGACACGGTTTACGCCTTCAAGAACATGTGCCCGCATAAACGCGCACCGCTGGCCTTTGGCACGATCGATGGAACCATGCTGCCCACGTCTTGTGCAGGCGAACTGAACTATGGCATGCAGGACCAGATTCTCAAGTGCCCATGGCACGGCTGGGAGTTCAGCATCGAGACCGGAAAGTGTCTGTTCGGGGTGAGCGACGCCAAGGTCAAGACCTATCCCGTGACCGTCCGGGACGGTGAGGTGTTTGTCGCGCTTTGA
- a CDS encoding amidohydrolase family protein, translating to MKQDLQIIDADVHPWVPGDIEGLKPYMSHSWQKRFDGKRAILPDHPLRPPLAGNTSIRQDTTTPAGEPGGSCPHFLREDHLDKLNIEYAVLSSIQAGKLVAYPNAAEATVLASAFNDYFIDRWLPVDGRYRLAICVAVHDPVAAAAEIRRVGGLPEVVAVYMPLMNILMGNPHYYPIYEAAQEMGLPIFIHPTGTEGAFQTSASFAGGVPSTYIERHTSFPQIAIGNLASLLFEGVFIRFPKLKLLAAEFGYGWVPHMLWRVDQNWKQFRREVPWLEQPPSQYVLDHVRFTSQPVEEPEKDEYLDQILEMMHADRTLLFSTDYPHWDSDYPQTTFTSMSTELRQKVFHDNAAELFNLKPAA from the coding sequence GTGAAACAGGATCTTCAGATCATTGATGCCGATGTGCATCCCTGGGTGCCAGGTGACATCGAAGGACTCAAGCCCTACATGAGTCACAGCTGGCAAAAGCGTTTTGATGGCAAGCGAGCCATCCTGCCCGATCATCCCTTGCGTCCACCACTGGCCGGGAACACGTCCATTCGCCAGGATACGACCACGCCAGCCGGTGAGCCGGGGGGTTCCTGCCCACACTTTCTGCGCGAGGACCATCTCGACAAACTCAACATCGAGTATGCCGTGCTGTCTTCGATTCAGGCGGGCAAGCTGGTGGCCTACCCGAATGCCGCTGAAGCCACGGTGCTGGCGAGCGCGTTCAATGACTACTTCATCGATCGCTGGTTGCCGGTTGACGGCCGCTACCGGCTGGCGATCTGTGTGGCTGTCCATGATCCAGTTGCGGCTGCGGCCGAGATTCGCAGGGTTGGTGGCCTGCCAGAAGTGGTTGCAGTCTATATGCCACTCATGAACATCCTGATGGGTAACCCGCATTACTACCCGATCTACGAAGCAGCCCAGGAGATGGGTCTGCCGATCTTCATCCATCCCACCGGAACTGAAGGGGCGTTTCAGACCAGTGCGTCGTTTGCCGGTGGTGTTCCAAGTACATACATCGAGCGTCACACCAGCTTTCCGCAGATCGCGATCGGCAATCTGGCGAGTCTCCTGTTTGAAGGGGTATTCATCCGGTTCCCGAAACTGAAGCTGCTTGCAGCCGAGTTCGGTTATGGCTGGGTGCCGCACATGCTGTGGCGAGTGGATCAGAACTGGAAACAGTTTCGCAGGGAAGTGCCCTGGCTCGAACAACCGCCCAGTCAATACGTGCTGGACCACGTGCGGTTTACCAGCCAGCCAGTCGAGGAACCCGAGAAAGATGAATACCTCGATCAGATCCTGGAGATGATGCACGCGGACCGGACACTGCTATTTAGCACTGACTATCCCCACTGGGATTCGGACTACCCGCAGACCACGTTCACGTCCATGTCCACTGAACTTCGCCAGAAGGTCTTTCATGACAACGCGGCCGAGCTCTTTAACTTGAAACCTGCGGCGTGA
- a CDS encoding amidohydrolase family protein, with product MSYLPFDADLRPARERLPEGACDCHFHFFQEFERFPVSSAAAYVPTPATIEDYRRMCKAYGVDRGVLVHPSVYGADHSSYEVFMAANQDWLRGVAVAPANVDAASLERWHALGTRGTRINRAFANGPSDQDIDTIIDKIKPLGWHAQVFAPLLQEPGLIRRIADRGVSVVVDHLGYAPADALISSEPFKDLLALMREGQAWLKLSGPYRSSNQMPKYPDLRPVIDALLHANSDRAVWGTDWPHPHIDAMPNDGDLVDLIFDWLPDPQLRQKILVDNPTRLYWSD from the coding sequence TTGAGTTACTTACCTTTTGACGCAGATCTTCGGCCAGCACGTGAGCGCCTTCCGGAAGGCGCTTGCGACTGCCACTTTCATTTCTTTCAGGAATTTGAACGGTTCCCTGTGTCGTCGGCTGCCGCCTATGTACCGACACCTGCGACCATTGAAGACTATCGCCGGATGTGCAAGGCGTATGGCGTTGACCGTGGCGTGCTGGTGCATCCGAGCGTCTATGGTGCAGATCACTCAAGCTATGAAGTGTTCATGGCTGCCAATCAGGACTGGCTTCGCGGCGTGGCGGTTGCGCCTGCAAACGTCGATGCCGCCAGCCTGGAGCGCTGGCATGCGCTAGGGACCCGGGGAACGCGGATCAACCGTGCGTTTGCCAATGGCCCGTCAGATCAGGACATCGACACCATCATCGACAAGATCAAGCCGCTGGGCTGGCATGCCCAGGTATTTGCACCGCTGCTTCAGGAGCCAGGACTGATCAGGCGGATCGCCGATCGCGGTGTGTCAGTCGTAGTCGACCACCTCGGCTACGCTCCAGCCGATGCCTTGATTTCGAGTGAGCCTTTCAAGGATCTGCTGGCCCTCATGCGTGAAGGTCAGGCGTGGCTCAAACTGTCCGGCCCGTATCGATCGTCGAACCAGATGCCCAAATACCCGGATCTGCGTCCGGTTATCGACGCTCTGCTGCACGCTAACTCTGATCGCGCTGTGTGGGGAACCGACTGGCCGCACCCGCATATCGACGCCATGCCAAACGACGGGGATCTGGTCGACCTGATTTTTGACTGGTTGCCAGACCCTCAGCTGCGTCAGAAGATACTGGTCGATAACCCCACCCGACTGTACTGGTCGGATTAA